In Zhaonella formicivorans, one DNA window encodes the following:
- a CDS encoding transaldolase family protein, translating into MMYLLDTANIEQLRKCYDLFPVSGVTTNPSIISREKSNLKELFTDIRNIIGPESMLHVQVMGTSSEEMVREAKYLSSQITGNLYIKIPAVPQGIKAIKELTKLNMKTTATAIFTPQQALMAAAAGASFVAPYVNRLDNICGDGVEVLGEIMKFCKLYQLGTKVLAASFKNVEQVHKAALCGVHAVTVSAELMEQLLEHPLTWASVNSFKTDWEEVYGAGKLLTDVFNF; encoded by the coding sequence ATGATGTATTTACTTGATACAGCAAATATAGAACAGCTACGAAAATGCTACGATTTATTCCCTGTGTCGGGAGTAACAACTAATCCCTCAATTATTTCCAGGGAAAAAAGCAATTTAAAAGAACTATTCACTGATATACGGAATATAATTGGCCCTGAATCCATGCTGCATGTCCAAGTTATGGGAACTTCATCAGAGGAAATGGTAAGAGAAGCAAAGTACCTTTCGAGCCAAATCACCGGCAACCTCTATATAAAAATACCGGCAGTGCCGCAAGGAATTAAAGCAATTAAAGAATTAACTAAACTTAACATGAAAACAACGGCCACGGCAATTTTCACCCCCCAACAGGCATTAATGGCTGCTGCAGCAGGCGCTTCTTTTGTTGCACCTTATGTTAACAGGCTGGACAATATCTGTGGTGATGGGGTAGAGGTACTTGGGGAGATTATGAAGTTTTGCAAATTATATCAACTAGGCACCAAGGTTTTAGCGGCAAGCTTTAAAAATGTAGAACAGGTCCACAAAGCAGCACTTTGCGGAGTTCATGCTGTTACCGTTAGTGCTGAATTAATGGAACAGTTGCTGGAACATCCTTTAACCTGGGCAAGCGTCAATAGCTTCAAAACCGATTGGGAAGAAGTTTATGGTGCGGGAAAGCTGTTAACCGATGTTTTTAATTTTTAG
- a CDS encoding SprT family zinc-dependent metalloprotease translates to MTQDKDAQELLSTDQLYRIYQRFNDKYFAGKLPKEIKIEWSNKLTTSAGVCYKYKHKCPVIRLSTWYHRKYPSAETEQTLLHEMIHLIAAGHGKEFKKYVESIKEQGGYVELHAKERAKKPRWLYTCKQCGKIFLRDRKLSPRKKYVCGVCKGELLELANK, encoded by the coding sequence ATGACGCAGGATAAAGACGCACAGGAATTATTGAGCACAGATCAACTTTATAGGATTTATCAAAGGTTTAACGACAAATATTTCGCCGGCAAACTGCCAAAAGAGATCAAAATCGAATGGTCAAATAAGTTAACTACCTCCGCAGGTGTTTGCTACAAATACAAGCATAAATGCCCGGTGATCAGATTATCAACATGGTATCACCGGAAATACCCGTCTGCGGAGACAGAGCAAACTCTCTTGCACGAAATGATCCATTTAATTGCAGCTGGCCACGGCAAAGAATTCAAAAAATACGTGGAATCCATCAAAGAGCAAGGAGGGTATGTGGAGCTTCACGCCAAAGAAAGAGCTAAAAAGCCCCGCTGGTTATATACCTGTAAACAATGCGGCAAAATTTTTCTGCGTGACAGAAAACTATCCCCCCGAAAAAAATATGTCTGCGGCGTCTGCAAAGGTGAGCTGTTGGAGCTGGCTAACAAATAG
- a CDS encoding glycosyltransferase family 4 protein — MNIAFFSDSYRPYTSGVVRSIETFSAEFRSLGHKVYIFAPNYPNCKKEEDVFRFISVPSLAHQDFTLAIPISPTLGKTVQSLGIDIIHVHSPFLLGRLGAKIAKKLGIPLVYTYHTLYDQYVHYVPIAQNFSRWVVRKVSKDFCNNCDLVVVPTGVIEEVLRQYGVTTEIKPIPTGIDLRDYAKGNAGWLRQTYQIPENDLVLLYVGRLGLEKNLDFLLQSFQQILQAAPQTTLVLVGGGPQEEYFKELCTTLQIGHKVVFTGTLDRAKVVNAYLGADLFVFASVTETQGLVLGEAKAAGLPIVAVEAFGAKEMINPGIDGYLTPLVQEVFVDRILQLLADPEERKRLGNNARQNVENISASKSAKLLLKCYQNLLDHKYQAAVG, encoded by the coding sequence ATGAATATAGCCTTTTTCAGCGATAGTTATCGCCCATATACCAGCGGTGTTGTGCGCTCAATTGAAACATTCAGCGCCGAATTCCGTTCCTTAGGACATAAGGTCTATATTTTTGCCCCAAATTATCCTAATTGTAAAAAAGAGGAAGATGTTTTTCGTTTTATATCGGTGCCCTCTCTGGCGCACCAGGACTTTACCTTAGCTATACCTATCTCACCTACTTTGGGCAAAACAGTGCAATCCTTAGGCATAGATATTATTCATGTCCATTCTCCCTTTTTATTGGGGCGTTTGGGTGCTAAAATCGCCAAAAAATTAGGTATACCTTTAGTATATACCTACCATACTCTTTACGACCAGTATGTGCATTATGTCCCAATCGCCCAAAACTTTAGTCGCTGGGTCGTGCGTAAAGTTAGCAAGGATTTTTGCAATAACTGTGATTTAGTAGTAGTTCCAACCGGTGTAATAGAAGAAGTATTAAGACAATACGGAGTGACTACGGAAATCAAACCCATTCCCACAGGGATTGATTTACGGGATTATGCTAAAGGAAATGCAGGCTGGCTTAGACAAACCTATCAAATACCTGAAAATGACCTGGTGCTGCTTTATGTAGGTCGCTTGGGTTTGGAAAAAAACTTAGATTTCCTACTGCAATCTTTTCAGCAAATTTTGCAAGCTGCGCCGCAGACGACTTTGGTACTTGTAGGCGGTGGGCCTCAGGAGGAATATTTCAAGGAACTCTGTACAACCTTGCAAATTGGGCATAAAGTCGTTTTTACCGGTACGCTTGATCGGGCCAAAGTTGTAAACGCCTACCTGGGGGCTGACCTTTTTGTTTTTGCTTCGGTCACGGAAACTCAAGGGCTGGTGCTGGGCGAAGCTAAAGCAGCCGGATTACCAATTGTTGCTGTTGAAGCTTTTGGTGCCAAAGAAATGATAAATCCAGGAATTGACGGTTATTTAACTCCACTTGTACAGGAAGTTTTTGTGGACAGGATTTTGCAGCTTTTGGCTGATCCCGAAGAGAGAAAAAGGCTGGGAAATAATGCCCGCCAAAATGTAGAGAATATTTCGGCGAGTAAATCGGCCAAGTTGCTATTAAAATGCTACCAAAACTTGTTGGATCATAAGTATCAAGCTGCTGTTGGTTAA